TATGTTGCCGCAGCGCGGAGGGCAGCCATGGTGAAGCATGGGGCAAAGTAAGACTATTCAGGTTAAGATTGCCTTGCCCCTGCCAGAAAGTTGCTTTATAGTTATCGGATTCCAGGCTGATGCCAACACTTTTGTATACTTTTGTATGAGTGATTCCGGGGAATAGAGGCGGATAAAAAAGGTGAAAAAAATTCTAGTCGTTGATGACCAGCCGACTATTCGAGCGTTATTGCAGGTCAGTCTGGGAGCTTCCGATCGTAAGATCATCCTTGCCGAAAGCGGCGAGCAGGCCCTTGAGTTCGCCAGGCGTGAATCGCCGGACCTGGTCATCATGGATATTATGATGCCCGGTGGCATGGATGGGTTCGAAACGGTACAGAAGCTGCGCAGCGATCCTGCCATCCCGGATTGCCCGGTTCTGATCCTGACAGCCAAGGATCAGCAGTCCGAGCGCGGCCGCGCGGTTGAAATGAACGTGGACGGGTATTTGTCCAAACCGTTTCGCCTGGATGATTTACGGGGGCAGGTAGGAAAGCTGATTGCTTGATGAGTAGGTTTCCCGGAACCTGTCGGGGCCTTGTTATTTGGATATGTAAACAACCTATTTTGAAGAAGGAGATATCTTTATGAAGAAGGACCTTTTGGAAAAAGGTGCCATTGTTCAGCGTGACCAGGAAACCTTTGCCATCGCACCGCATATTCCTGGTGGGATCACCTCCCCTGAAATTCTGCGCAAGATTGCCGATGTCGCGGAGAAATTCAATGCCAAAGCTTTGAAGCTGACCAGTGCCCAGCGTATTGCCATCGTCGGGATCGACGAGGATAAGCTGGATGAGGTATGGGAGGCTGTCGGCGAAAAACCGGGGGCGGCCATCGGTATGTGCGTCCGTTCGGTTAAAATCTGTCCGGGTACGACCTTCTGCAAGCGTGGCCAGCAGGATTCCGTGGGCGTTGGTTTGGAACTGGATAAGGTGTATCATGGCATGGATCTGCCCTGGAAATTCAAGATCGGCGTTTCCGGCTGTGCCAACGATTGCGGCGAGGCCTGTATCAAGGATCTCGGCCTGATCGGGACCCCTAAAGGTTGGAATGTGATGGTCGGCGGCAACGGTGGCGGTATGCCCCGCCTTTCCCAGAAACTGGTGGAGCATGTGCCCACCGATGAAGAAGCCATTCAGATCGTTGCCAAGGTCGTGGACTGGTTCAAGGCAAACAATCGCAAGGGGCGCATCGGTAAGTTTGTCCAGGAGATGGGTCTGGACGCATTCCGGGCGGAAGTTCTGGGCAAGTAATACAGGTTTTATAGGAAATAACAAAAAACGGGGGAGCTGTGGCTCCCCCGTTTTTTATTTGGAGTGCTTGCGGAACCCGAATGCACCGGGTCAGGCAGTGGTCTCTTCGCGACAGAACTTGTAGCCTTTGCCGCGAACGGTTAAAAAGTGCCTGGGGCGGGCCGGGGTCGGTTCGAAGTATTTTCGCAGCCGCACGATGAAGTTATCCAGGGTGCGTGTTTCCGTGTCGGGTGCCAGTCCCCAGACCGAGGCCAGCAATTTTTCCCGAGTCAGGATGCTGCCCTCATGGTCAAAAAAAATCTGCAACATGCGCACTTCCAGTTCGGTAAGGTCGATGTCGCCACGCGGCGTTTCCGCGCGATGGTCCTGCAGGTATACCGCATTGTCGCCAAAACGGAAGCATTCTTCGGCCGCCGGGGTACTGCGGTACCAGCTGGAACGATTTACCATGCCGCGCACCCGTAGCAGAAACTCGGTGAGGCTGAAAGGCTTGGTCAGGTAGTCATCCGCGCCGGCTTCCAATCCGGCGATGCGATCCTGTTCCTTGCCCAGGGCGGTCAGGATCAGTATCGGCAGGCGTGGATCCTGGGCCCGCAGTTGCTGACAAACTTCCAGGCCGCTAATGCCCGGCAGCATGAGGTCCAGTATAACCAGCAGGCATTGCGACCAGGGGGCCAGTTCCAACGCCTGTTCGCCGGAGCTGACATGGATGACGCGGTATCCCTCTTGCTCCAGATTGAAGATCAGGCCACGGGCGATGTGCAGTTCATCTTCAACCAGTAGAATGTGCGGAGAGATCATGGTGCGCCTCCTGTCGAAGGGTCGAACGTGCGCGGCAGCAGGACGTGCACCGTAGTGCCCTGGTCAACGCCTTTGCTCTCCAGCCACACCTTGCCCTTGTGCCGCCAGGCCAGGGTTTTTACGATGAACAACCCCAGGCCTGAACCGCGAATGGTTTCGCCCTCGTGTCTGCCTCGGTAAAACATGCGAAAAACTTTTTTCTGCTCTTTAAGGGCAATGCCGCGCCCCTGGTCCGTTACACGCAAATGGCAGCGGTGTCTTTCACTGGCCAGTTCCACGCGAATACGGGCGGGGCCGTTGGCGTAAAGTATGGCGTTTTCCAGCAGGTTGCGCAGTATGATCTCTATGGCATGGGGTTCAAAGCGGCAAAACAGATTCGGTTCGATGTCGGCTTCGAGAGAACAGTCCTCGGGCAAGCTGGCCGCTTGTTGTTGCAGGTACTGTTCGATGGTTTCGGAGAGGTTGCCGTGACGCAGGTCCAGACGCGGCCAGCGCTGTTCCAGGCGGTTGGCCGTCAGCAGATTGTCCACCATGTTGTTGAGGCGAACGGTATCGTCCAGCATGGTGTCGAGAAAATCCTGCATTTGGGCCGGGTCGGGTTTTCGCATCCGGATGGTTTCCAGATGCAGTTGCAAGGAGGCGAGGGGAGAGCGTAGTTCGTGGCTGACCTGGGAGATGAATTGTTTTTGGGCCCGATATAGCGAGGTCTGCCGCCGCCAGTAGATAAAGATGACATAAACCCCGGCCAGTATGGCGATCAGCAGGATTAAACCCTCGATGAGCAGCAGCCAGTCGTAACGTCCGAGTAGCAGCTCCGGGTGGTACTTTTCGGCCAGCAGCCTCAGCTTGCGGTGATTCTGCAAAAACCAGGTTACCCAGCACACAACGACCAGCACCCAGGCCAACTGGATGCCGATCAGGGCCATTAACGGATTGATAACGCGACGCCATGTTTTCATGCTCCTTTGTTTACCATCGGTAGCCGCCGGGGACAAGAGAAAAGCAGGCTTGCACTGCTCAATGTAACGGAGGGTTTTACACAAGTATTACATTGGGGGGTGGGGCTTTCTGCTAGTATGATGCACCTGTAAAGGCTATTTTACCCGGCTTGCAAAATGAAGCTTTCTGCTGCGAACACCTGAACAGAGTCTTTTGATTCATGGCGCTTATTGCACCGTCATGTGTGCAAGCGGCCGATCATTCCACGCGGCGTATGTTATGCGTCTCAGGTGGTTTGGCGATCAGGCGTATGGAGACGGCCGGGTCAGACTTGGAGATTTGTATTATGAAAAATACCGTTGTTAAAAAACTGGTCATCGGTCAATATTCCACTCCCTTTCCCCTGGTTCTTGGGGGGATGGGGGTAAGGGTTTCCGGCGGCAACCTGGCCGGTCACGTTGCTCGTTGTGGCGGTTTCGGCACGGTGGCCGCCGCCGGTATCGGCCTCAACAGTTCTCATTACAACGGACGTAACTTTTTTGCCGCCGACATTCAGGCTTTCAAGGATGAAATTCGCAAAGCTTATGCCATTGCCCCTGAAGGCGTTATCGGTGTGAACTGCATGGTGGCCGTGACCAACTACGACGATATGGTACGGGCTGCCTGTGAAGCCGGTGCAAAGTATATTGTCAGTGGTGCCGGCCTGCCCATGAGCCTGCCGGCCCAGACCGCCGATTATCCTCACGTGGCCTTGATTCCCATCGTATCTTCGGTGCGTGCCGCCCAGCTCATTGCCCGCAAGTGGTCGCAGAATTACAAGCGTCTGCCCGATGCGGTGGTGGTGGAAGATCCCGATACTGCCGGGGGACATCTGGGTGAAAAACCGGAGAAGATCGGTACCGGTTGCTACGATCAGTATGAAACCGTACGTCAGGTGAAAGCCCATTTCCAGGAGGTTTACCAGAAAGACGTACCGGTGATCGCAGCCGGCGGCATCTGGGATCGTCAGGACGTGCTGCAAGCTCTGGCGCAGGGTGCCGATGCCGTGCAGATGGCAAGCCGCTTTGTCTGCACCGAAGAGTG
This DNA window, taken from Syntrophotalea carbinolica DSM 2380, encodes the following:
- a CDS encoding response regulator, with translation MKKILVVDDQPTIRALLQVSLGASDRKIILAESGEQALEFARRESPDLVIMDIMMPGGMDGFETVQKLRSDPAIPDCPVLILTAKDQQSERGRAVEMNVDGYLSKPFRLDDLRGQVGKLIA
- a CDS encoding NAD(P)/FAD-dependent oxidoreductase, which translates into the protein MKKDLLEKGAIVQRDQETFAIAPHIPGGITSPEILRKIADVAEKFNAKALKLTSAQRIAIVGIDEDKLDEVWEAVGEKPGAAIGMCVRSVKICPGTTFCKRGQQDSVGVGLELDKVYHGMDLPWKFKIGVSGCANDCGEACIKDLGLIGTPKGWNVMVGGNGGGMPRLSQKLVEHVPTDEEAIQIVAKVVDWFKANNRKGRIGKFVQEMGLDAFRAEVLGK
- a CDS encoding response regulator transcription factor codes for the protein MISPHILLVEDELHIARGLIFNLEQEGYRVIHVSSGEQALELAPWSQCLLVILDLMLPGISGLEVCQQLRAQDPRLPILILTALGKEQDRIAGLEAGADDYLTKPFSLTEFLLRVRGMVNRSSWYRSTPAAEECFRFGDNAVYLQDHRAETPRGDIDLTELEVRMLQIFFDHEGSILTREKLLASVWGLAPDTETRTLDNFIVRLRKYFEPTPARPRHFLTVRGKGYKFCREETTA
- a CDS encoding sensor histidine kinase — translated: MKTWRRVINPLMALIGIQLAWVLVVVCWVTWFLQNHRKLRLLAEKYHPELLLGRYDWLLLIEGLILLIAILAGVYVIFIYWRRQTSLYRAQKQFISQVSHELRSPLASLQLHLETIRMRKPDPAQMQDFLDTMLDDTVRLNNMVDNLLTANRLEQRWPRLDLRHGNLSETIEQYLQQQAASLPEDCSLEADIEPNLFCRFEPHAIEIILRNLLENAILYANGPARIRVELASERHRCHLRVTDQGRGIALKEQKKVFRMFYRGRHEGETIRGSGLGLFIVKTLAWRHKGKVWLESKGVDQGTTVHVLLPRTFDPSTGGAP
- a CDS encoding NAD(P)H-dependent flavin oxidoreductase, whose protein sequence is MKNTVVKKLVIGQYSTPFPLVLGGMGVRVSGGNLAGHVARCGGFGTVAAAGIGLNSSHYNGRNFFAADIQAFKDEIRKAYAIAPEGVIGVNCMVAVTNYDDMVRAACEAGAKYIVSGAGLPMSLPAQTADYPHVALIPIVSSVRAAQLIARKWSQNYKRLPDAVVVEDPDTAGGHLGEKPEKIGTGCYDQYETVRQVKAHFQEVYQKDVPVIAAGGIWDRQDVLQALAQGADAVQMASRFVCTEECDAEPAFKQAYLDSRPEDIGLIMSPAGLPGRALVGNIDRVRQRDLDSGTGCMCACLKKCTYKETGERFCIVSALDRAQRGDVDTGLIFCGTNAWKADKITTVQEIFDDLFALSHQDSRCLAVNA